One window of the Trifolium pratense cultivar HEN17-A07 linkage group LG2, ARS_RC_1.1, whole genome shotgun sequence genome contains the following:
- the LOC123905806 gene encoding vacuolar iron transporter homolog 1-like, whose translation MASLNQAKFDLEQQQSTITNLEVESKDFDYSKRSQWLRAAVLGANDGLVSTASLMMGVGAVKQDIKAMILTGFAGLVAGACSMAIGEFVSVYSQLDIEVAQMKREKERGRQIDDDDEEKESLPNPLQAAAASALAFSIGAMVPLLAAFFIRDYKVRLGVVVAAVSVALVVFGWFGAVLGKAPIFRSVLRVLVGGWVAMSITFGLTKLIGSSGL comes from the coding sequence ATGGCATCACTCAACCAAGCCAAATTTGACCTTGAACAACAACAATCAACAATAACAAATCTCGAAGTCGAATCAAAAGATTTCGACTACTCGAAAAGATCACAATGGCTAAGAGCAGCCGTTTTAGGAGCTAACGACGGATTAGTCTCTACAGCTTCGTTAATGATGGGAGTCGGCGCAGTCAAGCAAGACATCAAAGCGATGATCTTGACCGGTTTTGCCGGTTTGGTAGCCGGTGCTTGTAGCATGGCGATCGGAGAATTTGTCTCGGTTTATTCGCAATTAGACATTGAAGTTGCTCaaatgaaaagagagaaagaaagaggaagacaaattgatgatgatgatgaagagaaGGAAAGTTTGCCTAATCCATTACAAGCTGCAGCTGCATCAGCTTTAGCTTTTTCTATTGGTGCAATGGTGCCATTGCTTGCAgctttttttataagagattATAAGGTGAGACTTGGTGTTGTTGTAGCTGCAGTAAGTGTTGCTTTGGTTGTTTTTGGTTGGTTTGGGGCTGTGTTGGGTAAGGCTCCAATTTTTAGGTCTGTTTTGAGGGTTTTGGTTGGTGGTTGGGTGGCTATGTCCATCACTTTTGGGCTTACTAAGTTGATCGGCTCAAGTGGACTTTAG